A single genomic interval of Pyrus communis chromosome 5, drPyrComm1.1, whole genome shotgun sequence harbors:
- the LOC137735187 gene encoding protein TIC 40, chloroplastic-like isoform X2 yields MTSLSLPHSLPRSPPLLHSNQPRILAPSFNRFPLFRCSANLRNSKNHQNSRATGRFTAPRLPAKLEVERFASISSSSTQETSSIGVNPQISVPPPPSNVGSPLFWIGVGVGLSALFSWVATRLKNYAMQQAFKTLMGQMNPQDSQSNNAGFSPGSPFPFPSAPGSGPFGSPFPPTSQHSTVDVSATSVDAAPSATAAPASSATQATPTTPTTPATPTTDVKSDSELNKKSRFAFVDVTPEETEQKSPFESGLKDVSEASSSKGTQNDVEGAGSFTGSQSTGKENPAISVEALEKMLEDPTVQKMVYPYLPEEMRNPTTFKWMLQNPEYRQQLEDMLNNMGGSSEWDNRMMDSLKNFDLSSPEVKQQFDQIGLSPEEVISKIMANPEVAMAFQNPRVQAAIMDCSQNPLSIAKYQNDKEVMDVFNKISELFPGVSGSP; encoded by the exons ATGACGTCTCTGTCTCTTCCTCACTCGCTTCCTCGCTCGCCGCCGCTCCTCCATTCAAACCAACCAAGAATTCTCGCTCCCTCATTCAATCGATTCCCCCTCTTTCGATGCTCCGCCAATCTCAGAAACtccaaaaatcaccaaaattcCAGAGCCACTGGTCGCTTCACTGCCCCTCGCCTCCCAG CAAAGTTAGAAGTGGAACGTTTTGCGAGCATTTCTTCTTCGAGTACCCAAGAAACATCTTCAATTGGTGTCAACCCACAAATCTCAGTACCTCCCCCTCCCTCAAATGT AGGGTCGCCTCTGTTTTGGATTGGAGTTGGTGTTGGGCTTTCAGCACTATTTTCATGG GTAGCTACGAGATTAAAG AATTATGCAATGCAACAAGCTTTTAAGACGTTGATGGGTCAAATGAATCCACAAGATAGCCAGTCCAACAATGCTGGATTTTCTCCGGGGTCACCTTTTCCGTTTCCATCAGCTCCAGGATCAGGGCCTTTTGGCTCACCTTTTCCACCTACTTCCCAACATTCGACAGTAGATGTATCTGCAACCAGTGTAGATGCAGCACCATCCGCAACAGCAGCACCAGCCTCATCAGCCACACAAGCCACACCTACCACGCCGACCACACCGGCCACCCCCACCACTGATGTCAAAAGTGACTCAGAACTAAATAAAAAGTCAAGATTTG CTTTTGTAGATGTTACTCCAGAAGAAACAGAGCAAAAGAGTCCTTTCGAAAGTGGCTTAAAAGATGTTTCTGAAGCAAGTTCATCTAAGGGTACCCAGAATGATGTGGAA GGGGCAGGTTCTTTCACCGGTTCCCAATCTACTG GAAAAGAAAATCCTGCAATATCAGTGGAAGCCTTGGAGAAAATGTTGGAAGATCCCACAGTGCAGAAGATGGTTTATCC CTATTTACCAGAGGAGATGAGGAATCCTACCACTTTCAAAT GGATGCTACAAAATCCAGAGTATCGCCAACAGCTAGAGGACATGCt aaataatatgggCGGAAGCAGTGAATGGGACAATCGTATGATGGATTCGTTGAAAAATTTTGATCTTAGCAGTCCTGAGGTTAAGCAGCAGTTTG ACCAAATTGGGCTTTCACCTGAGGAagtaatttcaaaaataatggCCAATCCTGAAGTTGCTATGGCATTTCAAAACCCAAGAGTTCAAGCAGCAATCATGGAT TGTTCACAGAACCCACTGAGCATTGCAAAATATCAAAACGATAAGGAG GTTATGGATGTTTTCAATAAGATATCAGAACTCTTCCCTGGGGTGTCTGGTTCGCCTTAA
- the LOC137734183 gene encoding aspartic proteinase CDR1-like: MVEMVVLVAVVVMVVAMWRYGGGANSGIWWLGCRSNNGGRGGGNASGRNGGNGGGCSYGGDGSGDGNNGGDNGGSGGCGCDDTDGNCGGGNNGGGNGIGGISFSFVSALNGGFSVDLIHRDSPKSPFYNHSLTPAERLRNAFRRSINRINHFNPTASSLSQQAGLNQAEATIISDNGEYLLDLSIGTPPFPIKGIADTGSDLIWTQCNPCVSCYKQKDPLFEPKKSSTYKALSCSSSQCNSLNGTCSSESSSNCQYEVTYGDQSYSYGDFARETLTLESTTGRNIAFPETLIGCGFDNKFTAGRGSASGIVGLGGGSESLITQLGSSIGGKFSHCLVPLGSETTSKLNFGSNAVVTGAGVVSTPIVQGQDPKTFYFLTLEGISVGNTRIPSSSSAFSSGEGNIIIDSGTTLTLLPPSMYSDLEAEVDKAVGSLEHVRLPGVPLNLCYKISESSSDDFNPPTITVHFSGGDLKLPPTNTFIRVSEEAVCFAFGSSPSVSIFGNLSQMNFLVGYDTKEGTVSFKPTDCTKQQ, encoded by the exons ATGGTGGAAATGGTGGTGTTGGTtgcggtggtggtgatggtagtAGCAATGTGGAG GTATGGTGGTGGTGCTAATAGTGGGATATGGTGGTTGGGGTGTAGAAGTAACAATGGTGGTAGGGGCGGTGGTAATGCTAGTGGTCGTAATGGTGGCAATGGTGGCGGTTGCAGTTATGGTGGTGATGGTAGCGGTGACGGCAACAATGGTGGTGACAATGGTGGTAGTGGCGGTTGTGGTTGTGATGACACTGATGGCAATTGCGGTGGTGGCAACAATGGTGGTGGTAATGGCATAGGTGGTATAAG TTTCTCTTTCGTCTCAGCTCTCAATGGTGGCTTCAGTGTGGACCTCATTCACCGTGATTCACCAAAATCTCCCTTCTACAACCATTCACTAACCCCAGCTGAGCGCCTGCGCAACGCCTTTCGGCGTTCCATTAACCGAATCAATCACTTCAACCCAACAGCTTCTTCACTCTCTCAGCAGGCTGGTCTTAACCAAGCTGAGGCCACTATCATCAGCGATAATGGCGAGTACCTCTTGGATTTATCTATCGGAACACCGCCCTTTCCAATCAAAGGAATTGCTGACACGGGTAGTGATCTAATTTGGACCCAATGCAACCCTTGCGTAAGTTGTTACAAACAAAAAGATCCTCTTTTTGAACCCAAAAAATCCTCAACCTACAAAGCCCTTTCTTGCTCTTCAAGCCAATGTAACTCTCTAAATGGTACTTGCTCTAGTGAGAGTTCTAGTAACTGCCAATACGAAGTCACCTATGGAGACCAATCATACAGCTATGGAGATTTTGCCAgagaaaccctaaccctagaatCCACCACTGGCAGAAATATAGCATTCCCCGAAACCCTAATTGGATGTGGGTTTGACAATAAATTTACCGCTGGTAGAGGTAGCGCGTCCGGCATAGTAGGCCTTGGAGGTGGCTCAGAGTCCCTAATTACCCAATTGGGTTCTTCTATTGGTGGAAAATTCTCCCATTGCTTGGTCCCATTGGGTTCCGAAACCACAAGCAAGTTGAATTTTGGTAGTAACGCTGTCGTTACAGGCGCTGGAGTTGTGTCCACTCCTATAGTCCAGGGCCAAGATCCTAAAACCTTCTACTTCTTGACCTTGGAAGGTATAAGTGTTGGTAACACAAGAATTCCTTCTTCGTCATCAGCTTTCTCCTCAGGTGAAGGCAACATTATTATCGACTCTGGCACCACATTGACCTTACTTCCACCATCGATGTACTCGGATTTGGAAGCAGAAGTTGATAAAGCCGTTGGTAGTTTGGAACATGTGCGACTCCCCGGCGTTCCTTTGAATCTTTGCTACAAGATTAGTGAATCCAGTTCTGATGATTTCAATCCACCAACCATCACTGTGCATTTCAGCGGTGGCGATTTGAAGTTGCCTCCGACTAACACCTTTATTAGGGTCAGTGAGGAGGCTGTGTGCTTTGCTTTCGGTTCTTCTCCAAGTGTTTCAATCTTTGGGAACCTGTCACAGATGAACTTCTTGGTCGGATATGATACTAAGGAGGGGACTGTTTCCTTCAAGCCAACTGACTGCACCAAGCAGCAGTAA
- the LOC137734897 gene encoding pentatricopeptide repeat-containing protein At5g01110-like has protein sequence MAITIVSNMQTQRLILRNVAPRTVTTFTKPTKYSLFHFHRPHSFAYCPPNDLELGLKSMQSQELCSSTSQEPFSSASLSDSLLVEKILLGLKQGTLTSLRGFRLNPFLIAEVLSRCRENLQLGLKFVDLILLNSPNFKHSSESLSAMIHMLVRGRRVSDAQPLILRMVRKSGISRVGVADSLVSTYSSCGSSSLVFDLFVRTYVQAKKLREGFEAFQVFRRKGFCVSINACNSLLGGLVKVGWIDLAWVVYGEVVSSGIQLNVYTLNIMVNALCKARKIESVKFFLSDMEEKGVFSDIVTYNTLINAYCREGLLEEAFQLKNSMSSKGLKPELFTYNAIMNGLCKVGNYARAKEMLYEMLQGGLNPDTTTYNTMLFESCRKGDFLEAEEIFHEMSQRGVVPDIVSFSSLIGVFSRNKNIDRALLYFRDMKRAGLVPDNVIYTILIDGYCRKGMMLEALKLRDEMLEQGCTIDVVTFNTILNGLCREKMLSDADELFNEMLERGVIPDFYTFTTLIHGYCKHGNMTKSLNLFDAMTNGNIKPDIVTYNTLFDGFCKLGEMDKAKELWGDMVSRRILPNHISYGILINGFCSMGNVHEAFRLWDQMIEEGIKPTLVTCNTVIKGYCRSGDTTKADEFLGKMMSKGVVPDSITYNTLINGYVKEENLNKAFSSVQEMEKQGILSDQFTYNIILNGFCRQGRMHEAELVLRKMIERGVKPDRSTYTSLINGHVTQDNLKEAFRFHDEMLQRGFVPDDEF, from the coding sequence ATGGCTATAACTATAGTTTCAAATATGCAAACCCAACGGCTAATTTTGAGAAATGTAGCTCCCAGAACCGTCACAACCTTCACAAAACCAACTAAGTACTCACTCTTTCACTTTCATAGACCTCATTCTTTTGCTTATTGTCCACCAAATGACCTGGAACTTGGTCTTAAAAGTATGCAATCGCAAGAACTCTGTAGTAGTACAAGCCAAGAACCGTTTTCGTCAGCGTCTCTATCAGATTCTCTTTTGGTGGAAAAGATTTTATTAGGTTTGAAGCAAGGCACCCTCACTTCCTTGCGCGGTTTTCGGTTAAACCCATTTCTTATTGCTGAAGTTCTTTCTCGCTGCCGCGAAAATTTGCAACTGGGTCTGAAGTTTGTTGATTTGATTCTGTTAAATAGCCCTAATTTTAAACATTCGTCAGAGTCTTTGAGTGCAATGATTCACATGTTGGTGCGTGGTCGAAGGGTGTCAGATGCACAACCTCTGATTCTTAGAATGGTTAGAAAGAGTGGCATTTCGCGTGTTGGAGTGGCAGACTCTTTGGTTTCAACTTATAGCAGTTGCGGCTCAAGTTCTTTGGTCTTTGATCTGTTTGTTAGAACGTATGTGCAGGCTAAGAAGTTGAGAGAAGGATTTGAGGCGTTTCAGGTGTTTAGAAGAAAGGGATTTTGTGTTTCGATAAATGCTTGCAATAGTCTTCTTGGTGGGCTTGTGAAAGTCGGGTGGATTGATTTGGCATGGGTGGTATATGGGGAAGTTGTTAGCAGTGGGATTCAGTTAAACGTTTATACACTAAATATAATGGTTAATGCCTTATGCAAAGCTCGCAAAATTGAGAGCGTTAAATTCTTCTTATCAGATATGGAAGAGAAGGGGGTGTTTTCAGATATTGTGACATATAATACACTAATCAATGCATATTGTCGCGAAGGGCTTCTAGAAGAAGCTTTTCAGTTAAAAAACTCTATGTCTTCTAAGGGGTTGAAACCTGAGCTTTTCACGTACAATGCTATCATGAATGGTTTGTGTAAAGTAGGAAATTATGCAAGAGCAAAGGAAATGTTGTATGAAATGTTGCAAGGTGGATTGAATCCTGATACTACTACTTATAATACAATGCTTTTTGAGAGCTGTAGAAAAGGTGATTTTTTAGAGGCTGAGGAAATTTTCCATGAAATGTCACAGAGAGGTGTTGTTCCTGATATAGTTAGTTTCAGTTCACTTATTGGGGTTTTTTCGAGGAACAAAAATATTGATCGTGCGTTGCTATATTTTAGAGATATGAAAAGGGCAGGCTTGGTTCCAGATAATGTGATCTACACTATTCTTATAGATGGATATTGTAGAAAGGGAATGATGTTAGAGGCTTTGAAGCTGCGTGATGAAATGCTTGAGCAAGGTTGCACTATTGATGTGGTAACGTTCAATACAATTTTAAACGGACTGTGTCGAGAGAAAATGCTTTCTGATGCAGATGAGCTTTTCAatgaaatgttggaaaggggTGTCATTCCTGATTTTTATACTTTCACAACGCTCATTCATGGCTATTGCAAGCACGGGAATATGACTAAATCTCTCAATCTGTTTGATGCAATGACTAATGGAAATATTAAGCCTGATATTGTCACATACAACACATTGTTTGATGGCTTCTGCAAACTAGGTGaaatggataaagctaaggaGTTATGGGGTGACATGGTTTCAAGAAGGATATTACCCAATCACATTTCATATGGCATCCTAATCAATGGATTTTGTAGCATGGGGAACGTGCATGAGGCGTTTAGGTTGTGGGACCAGATGATTGAAGAAGGCATCAAACCCACTCTAGTTACTTGTAACACTGTCATTAAAGGTTATTGCCGCTCTGGTGACACAACAAAGGCGGATGAGTTCTTAGGCAAAATGATGTCAAAAGGAGTTGTTCCTGACAGTATTACTTACAACACTTTGATTAACGGATATGTAAAAGAAGAGAATCTGAACAAAGCATTTTCCTCAGTTCAGGAGATGGAAAAGCAAGGGATACTGTCGGATCAGTTTACATACAATATAATTCTAAATGGGTTCTGTAGGCAAGGTAGAATGCACGAAGCCGAGCTAGTATTGCGGAAGATGATTGAGAGAGGTGTAAAACCTGATAGATCCACTTATACGTCATTAATAAATGGACATGTGACCCAGGACAATTTGAAGGAGGCATTTCGGTTCCATGATGAGATGCTTCAAAGGGGATTTGTGCCGGATGATGAATTCTAG
- the LOC137734182 gene encoding aspartic proteinase CDR1-like — MGAIHSLFTIAFAIIFLPFLSLTEDDDHHHGIGFSLELIHRDSPSSPLYNPAESHWQRLSNALQRSHYRVTNHFGRKGSGLRATSPTGEAHLIYVAGEYLVNISIGTPPKTLIGIVDTGSDLTWTQCKPCKDCFKQKIPIFDPNSSSTYEPLSCLSKQCHLLSEGTCSNDKFCYYNYTYGDNSYTSGNLSVDTVTLASRTAGKAAVSIPNTIFGCGHHNGGIFSGTETGIVGLGSGAVSLISQIGKVVGRKSFSYCLVPSYELQFRSNLHSKQSSQSEIPSKMYFGGKVSGRDVVSTPVLSNGSQTYYYLELQGISVGDDYIKLEVSSPQSFKGNMIIDSGTTITALPTQLYESFESAIRKAIHLEVTRDPTGILLLCYKTKPEIDAPIVTVHFRGADVKLKSVNTFVRVREDVVCLAFSPTNDVGTYGNVAQMNFLVGFDLQERTLSFKATDCGTG; from the coding sequence ATGGGAGCTATTCACTCACTTTTCACCATTGCATTTGCCATTATTTTCCTCCCATTTCTCTCGCTCACAGAAGATGATGACCATCACCACGGAATCGGCTTCAGCCTCGAACTGATCCACCGCGATTCCCCATCATCTCCGTTGTACAATCCGGCGGAGTCTCATTGGCAACGCTTAAGCAATGCCTTGCAACGCTCGCATTACCGTGTGACCAACCATTTCGGCAGAAAAGGTTCAGGACTACGCGCTACGAGTCCTACAGGGGAAGCCCATTTAATCTATGTTGCAGGAGAGTATTTGGTGAACATATCGATTGGGACACCGCCCAAAACCTTGATTGGCATTGTGGACACCGGCAGCGATCTTACATGGACGCAATGCAAGCCGTGTAAGGATTGTTTCAAGCAAAAAATCCCCATCTTTGATCCCAATTCTTCTTCAACATATGAGCCCCTTTCTTGTTTGTCCAAACAATGCCATTTGCTAAGTGAAGGCACTTGCTCAAACGATAAGTTTTGCTATTACAATTATACGTATGGGGACAATTCCTACACCTCTGGAAATCTGTCCGTGGACACTGTTACATTGGCTTCCAGAACTGCAGGCAAGGCCGCCGTATCAATCCCCAACACCATATTTGGATGTGGACACCACAACGGAGGAATCTTCAGCGGGACTGAGACAGGCATAGTCGGACTTGGAAGCGGAGCTGTGTCGCTTATATCCCAAATCGGAAAAGTGGTTGGTAGGAAATCTTTCTCCTACTGCTTGGTGCCGAGTTACGAACTACAATTTCGTTCAAACTTGCACTCTAagcaaagtagtcaaagtgaaATCCCGAGCAAGATGTACTTTGGTGGTAAAGTTTCAGGCCGTGATGTGGTCTCAACTCCTGTCCTGTCGAACGGTTCGCAAACCTATTACTACCTTGAGCTACAAGGCATCAGCGTCGGAGACGACTATATTAAGCTTGAAGTTTCCAGTCCTCAAAGTTTTAAGGGCAACATGATCATAGACTCCGGGACTACTATAACAGCTTTGCCTACACAGCTTTATGAAAGTTTCGAATCGGCAATTAGAAAGGCAATTCATCTGGAGGTGACGAGAGATCCAACCGGCATTCTACTGCTCTGTTACAAGACTAAACCGGAAATCGACGCTCCCATTGTTACAGTCCATTTCCGTGGTGCAGACGTGAAGTTAAAATCCGTCAACACTTTCGTTAGGGTTAGGGAAGATGTTGTGTGTCTTGCATTTTCCCCGACCAACGATGTGGGGACCTATGGGAATGTGGCACAAATGAACTTCTTGGTAGGATTTGACCTGCAAGAAAGGACATTGTCCTTCAAGGCAACCGATTGCGGTACCGGGTAA
- the LOC137735187 gene encoding protein TIC 40, chloroplastic-like isoform X1: protein MTSLSLPHSLPRSPPLLHSNQPRILAPSFNRFPLFRCSANLRNSKNHQNSRATGRFTAPRLPAKLEVERFASISSSSTQETSSIGVNPQISVPPPPSNVGSPLFWIGVGVGLSALFSWVATRLKNYAMQQAFKTLMGQMNPQDSQSNNAGFSPGSPFPFPSAPGSGPFGSPFPPTSQHSTVDVSATSVDAAPSATAAPASSATQATPTTPTTPATPTTDVKSDSELNKKSRFAFVDVTPEETEQKSPFESGLKDVSEASSSKGTQNDVEVSQNGATFKQGAGSFTGSQSTGKENPAISVEALEKMLEDPTVQKMVYPYLPEEMRNPTTFKWMLQNPEYRQQLEDMLNNMGGSSEWDNRMMDSLKNFDLSSPEVKQQFDQIGLSPEEVISKIMANPEVAMAFQNPRVQAAIMDCSQNPLSIAKYQNDKEVMDVFNKISELFPGVSGSP from the exons ATGACGTCTCTGTCTCTTCCTCACTCGCTTCCTCGCTCGCCGCCGCTCCTCCATTCAAACCAACCAAGAATTCTCGCTCCCTCATTCAATCGATTCCCCCTCTTTCGATGCTCCGCCAATCTCAGAAACtccaaaaatcaccaaaattcCAGAGCCACTGGTCGCTTCACTGCCCCTCGCCTCCCAG CAAAGTTAGAAGTGGAACGTTTTGCGAGCATTTCTTCTTCGAGTACCCAAGAAACATCTTCAATTGGTGTCAACCCACAAATCTCAGTACCTCCCCCTCCCTCAAATGT AGGGTCGCCTCTGTTTTGGATTGGAGTTGGTGTTGGGCTTTCAGCACTATTTTCATGG GTAGCTACGAGATTAAAG AATTATGCAATGCAACAAGCTTTTAAGACGTTGATGGGTCAAATGAATCCACAAGATAGCCAGTCCAACAATGCTGGATTTTCTCCGGGGTCACCTTTTCCGTTTCCATCAGCTCCAGGATCAGGGCCTTTTGGCTCACCTTTTCCACCTACTTCCCAACATTCGACAGTAGATGTATCTGCAACCAGTGTAGATGCAGCACCATCCGCAACAGCAGCACCAGCCTCATCAGCCACACAAGCCACACCTACCACGCCGACCACACCGGCCACCCCCACCACTGATGTCAAAAGTGACTCAGAACTAAATAAAAAGTCAAGATTTG CTTTTGTAGATGTTACTCCAGAAGAAACAGAGCAAAAGAGTCCTTTCGAAAGTGGCTTAAAAGATGTTTCTGAAGCAAGTTCATCTAAGGGTACCCAGAATGATGTGGAA GTTTCTCAAAATGGAGCTACTTTTAAGCAGGGGGCAGGTTCTTTCACCGGTTCCCAATCTACTG GAAAAGAAAATCCTGCAATATCAGTGGAAGCCTTGGAGAAAATGTTGGAAGATCCCACAGTGCAGAAGATGGTTTATCC CTATTTACCAGAGGAGATGAGGAATCCTACCACTTTCAAAT GGATGCTACAAAATCCAGAGTATCGCCAACAGCTAGAGGACATGCt aaataatatgggCGGAAGCAGTGAATGGGACAATCGTATGATGGATTCGTTGAAAAATTTTGATCTTAGCAGTCCTGAGGTTAAGCAGCAGTTTG ACCAAATTGGGCTTTCACCTGAGGAagtaatttcaaaaataatggCCAATCCTGAAGTTGCTATGGCATTTCAAAACCCAAGAGTTCAAGCAGCAATCATGGAT TGTTCACAGAACCCACTGAGCATTGCAAAATATCAAAACGATAAGGAG GTTATGGATGTTTTCAATAAGATATCAGAACTCTTCCCTGGGGTGTCTGGTTCGCCTTAA